The Nicotiana tomentosiformis chromosome 2, ASM39032v3, whole genome shotgun sequence genome includes the window ctcaaatattataatttgccacaaaatttaacaatacattatttttcacaataaggagcccatgactcgaccataatgtgcacaaaatcttaaaaaatatattcgggagtgaacaactcaacaaaataatatttcacataaaaatcaaggtggcaatcacaccaaatcatcatataaaaacaaatccaacaaaataagaatttaggcaagacaattaaaggatttaataagtgccaataatttccaatttattacataagggcgtctaaggattttaactaatgtaatttgcatatataaaccaagtacgtaatcgtcacctcgcgtacatggttttcaattacacaaattgcacataagacttaATGCCTAAGGAGAATTTCACCcactcaaagttaggcaagatacttacctttttgaagttatgccgatatttcaaaatcgcccTCTTACTTGAATTGAActtcggaccgctcaaatctatccaaattaattgtaacacttcattaaaattcatcgaaaataattccagataataaaacgtcgacttagaaatttatcctaaaaaggtcaacaaaagtcaacacagggtccgcctctcggaacccgacataaattttacgaaatctgaacacccattccgatacgagttcaaccataccaattttatccaattccgataacaactcgacctccaaatcttaaactttcatttttggaagattttgccaaaatcttgatttcttccataaaaatccgaattaaacgatgaatataatcatagatttatgaaatataaacactttaggatatagaacacttaccccaatccatatggtgaaaatcgcctcaaaaatcacttcaatccaagctccatagctccaaatatgttaaaaaatagctgaaacctcgaaatatagctattgcccaggtatttacttTTTGCGATCAcgaaaaatgcttcgcgatcgcgaaacacaacttttctcagcccaaaatttgcctttcgcgatcgcgaagaacaagttcCCAGCTCTTCCAGACAACCAATTGTATAATGGTCATAaggttttgtacaaaactccaaattataaatggtttaactttctgaaaactagacaccaagggctacaactttcatgttttgctcatctccCAGTTCCTTATACActatgagatataagctttcaaagttgggtccgcgatcgcgattcacagtgtccaaacaaaaacattgctcttcgcgatcgcgaccttttgtccgcgatcgcgatgcatacctctgtggctaAAAACCAGTAACTAGAAATGGttcgaaaccaccctgaaactcacccgagccactcgggaccccgtccgaacataccaacaagtctcaaaatattttacgaacttagtcgaaaccttaaatcacatcaaacaatggtaaaaccacaaatcataccccaattcaagctaaatgaaactaagaaatttcaacttatacattcgacgccgaaatctatcaaaccaaatccgattgacctcaaattttgcacacaagtcataaatgacacgtgatgacccaaaagggtcatcttatgttttagaactcgaatctgcattTTTAAGCcttaaaatatctcatttttaccctcttcattttgtgtgcgcagtccgggcaggtttccggaaagcttttatgttgaaactaatgaaaataagaatttttgccttaaaagtttattttagttgacttcggtcaacatttttagtaaacgggcccagatccaTGCTTTGAAGGTCctggtaggttcgtatcgaattatgggacctgggcatattcccgaaatcaaattcggaggtccctaacttgagttatgaatttttgatgaaaattaaaagtttgaaaattatttgtttttaagaattgattgatatttggcattgttagtatcgggttcggattttggttccggagctcggtacaggttcaatatgatatttaagacctttctgtgaaatttggtgagaaacggagttgatttgacgtgattcgaacgtccagttgagaaaatagaaacttTTAAGTGTTCTTAAGagtttcatttgaattggtgctaaatttgtagttctaggtgttattttggtgatttgatcatgcgagcaagtccgtatgatgtttttagacttgtgtccatgtttggtttggagacccgagggctcgggtgagttttggataggccacgggatgttttggacttggaaaatatCTGGTTTTctacagattctggtgtctggcatatccttcgtcgcattcgcgaaggtcttctcgcgaacgcgaagagtaaactggtgaggctaagacttcttcttcgcgaacgcgaagtcctGGTCGTGAACgcaaagtgatgggggatttacccttcgcgaacgcgaccggctaatcgtgaacgcgaagcacttggggacctgggggagggttgttcgttccttcatcgcgaacgtgaaggccaggggggagtaaccatcacgaatgcgagcagtgtctcgcgaacgtgaaggcttggcagccagtaaccttcgcgaacgcgatgatggcctcgcgaacgcgatacacaatgtcgcccagtgcataaaacagaatcaaacacgggtttaaggcatttcttcaacatttttcaagaaccaaacgggtaaaggcgattttcaagagtcattttcttccccaaagtgttggtaagtgattctaaaccattttctttcaattacccattacatttcttgaattttcaacctaaaatctagagttttcatggtagaattaggggttagggtagaaactaggaatttcgaaaatttggggatttagacctcaatttgaggtcggattccaaaaccaattatatattcgggctcgggggtgaatgggtaaatggattttggtccgaacctcaggttttgaccaagcgggcccgaggtcgattttttgactttttggagaaaaatttgggaagtttaatttatgcaatataattgattcctttagcaatatttgatattattgagtcatttttgaatagatacgagtggtttggaggtgaattccaaaggaaaagctgtgattgagaattaagtcgctttcagagcgaggtaagtgttgtgtctaaccctgacttgagggaattaggaacgttagattacttgctaagtgacattcatgtgagtggcgtatatgtgaggtgacgagtacttatgtgccgccaatttacctattttccatgtttctctatttttcttatattgtctcattcctatgcctaattgttacgtgttatactagtgttgttcaatttatcgttcttatcatgtttacggatcttctagtgataattgaggttctatttcaaagttgagattgatattatggaaccaaatgttgaagtaagatttgtacttgttattttatctccctgttgttatttatgtattgcattatggtaagggagagtgttaatgcacgaagggtgatgccgtgccatattatgagtgttaatgcacgaagggggacgccgtgacatattgtgagtgttaatgcacgaagggtgatgtcgtgccatgatatgaaaattaatgcacgaagggtgatgccgtgccgtttttatttattttatgctGAGATtcagagtaaaagcatgaagggtgatgccgtgcattttttatAACTGTGTTCActattcatgttgattcatggtatgttgactgctccggtgatcattctgttgtagttctttatcttgtattcccctcagtatgatCCCCTCCCgccatttcctatttagttcttcatttttgttatgtatatatacactgttaaattgtacaggttgatttgtaggtgccttaccttagcctcgtcactacttcatcgaggttaggctcgacacttaccagtacatggggtcggttgtactgatactgcactctacactttctatgcagattttgataccggctcggattgatcgagattttgctattggtccactgtccggagactcaaggtagatctgtcggcgttcaaagaccttgaagtccccgtctatctttttttgTTCTcctgtttcttttattcagacagttgtatttctttcagactattacttgtagtaaattctagaatgctcgtgaattacgACTCcggatccgggtggtagtaattaatacagtcttatgatattccgtacttattatatgtCATCTTAGTCAATTATTGTTAATTAGTGAATGGGAaaaaggaattggtttaatgattctctaacgttggcttgcctagcaagtgaaatgttaggtgccatcatagtcccgtcggtgggaaatttcgggtcatgacagttggtatcagagcactaggttgcctaggtctcacgattcacgagcaagcttagtacaGTCTGgatgatcggtacggagacgtctgtgcttatcttccaaagactataaagtttaggaataagtttcacttctattcttctctgtcgtgcgattttgctgtctcaattctgattgaactcttctactcttattctctcgcagatggcgagaacacgtaccgcttcctcagctgagcagcagccagagtctccagtgacagctcctacgcgaggcagaggccgtgccagaggccgaggcaggggcagggttCAGCCttgggcccgagcagcagccccaacaatggagcctcagatagagcttgacgacgaggttccagcccagactactcctgccggaccagctcaggttccggaggggttcattgctaccccagtacttcaggacgctttggtccgtttggtgggccttatggagagtgtggcccagactggcacatttcccatggcaccaacagtctctcaggctggaagaGGAGCCCAGACACtaaccactcccgctccggagcagatagctccccagtatcaggctccagcagctcagccagccGGATTAGTTCAACCGGTTATTGCAGCACAGGTcgaagatgggccagctatgtcttctgaggctttatggagattggacaggtttaccaagctctttcctattcacttcagtggtgctccttcagaggatccccaggagtatcttgacagctgtcacgagggtttacggaacatgggtatagtgaagACCAATAGGGTAGATTTtgttgcatttcagatgactggttccgccaagaaatggtggagagattacttgttgaacAGAcaagctgggtcgcctgctcttacttgggaccagttctctcagctcttcatagagaagtttctgcctatcacattgagagaggatcgTCGCCGTTAGTTTGAGCGTctctagcagggcagtatgattgttactcagtatgagacccgttttgtggatttggcccgtcatgccattcttctgcttcccaccgagagagagggggtgaggaggtttattaatgaacttgctcagcctatcagattgcagatggctaaggagactaggagtgcgatttcttttcaggcggcttctaacgtcgccagacgagtcaaaatggttcttactcagggaggtcaagggtctgacaagagaccccgtcattccggtgagttcagtggtgcctcatctagaggcaggagtaattttggtagaggccatcctcccaggccgtttcattcagcgctccaggcatcccacggtgcctcgggtggtcgtggcccttagatgcattattccgaccagctagcctacggtacaccactagctcctattagtgcacctccactccagagttatcagggtggttattcaggtcgacagggccagtttcaaggtcagcagtcacagcagccgaggttatgttatacttatggtgatccgagGTACATCGCTAGATTTTTCCCTtgagcaacgggcagctcacagcatcagagttcacgtgccatggtcccggcaccagttgctgcaccacctactcagccagccagaggcaggggccaggcatccagaggtagaggccaaactattagaggtggaggtcatgccattaaaggtggagaccagccagctagaggtcgtcccagggacgtagttcagggtggtggggcccagccccggtgttatgctttcccagctagtcctgaggctgagtcatctgacgttgttatcacaggtactgtttcagtttgcagtagagatgcttcagttctatttgatccgagatCTACTTACTCGtgtgtgtcatcctattttgcttcctatttggttgtgccacgtgattatttgagtgctcctgtgtatgcgTCCACACCAGTgagagatgctattattgtagatcgtgtttatcgttcgtgtgtggtcaccactGGGAGTCttaagactcgtgtagatcttctacttctcaacatggttgattttgatgtcatactgggtatgtattggctgtcaccttatcatgctatattagattgtcacctTAGCCGTCCATTTTGATGTCACATTAGATGTCATCATAAtggccaagacggtgaccttagtcttgcaggggttgcctcaattagagtggagagggaatcttggccattctgccagcagggttatctcttatgtgaaggctcgacatgaggtcgagaagggatgtctagcttatttggcttatgtccgcgattctagtgcggaggttccttcaaTAGATTtggtaccagttgttcgtgagttttcagaggtgtttcctgcagacctgccggggatatcacccgatagggatattgatttctgcattgatttggctccgggcactcagcctatttccatttcgccatatcgtatggccccgccagagttgaaagaattgaaggagcagttgcaagatttgcttaataaggggttcattagacctagtgtctcgccctggggtacacctgtgttgtttgtgaagaagaaagatggatcgatgaggatgtgtatagattatcggtagttgaacaaagtcaccatcaagaacaaatatccattgccgaggattgatgatttatttgatcagcttcagggtgccaaggtgttttcaaagattaatttgagatctggctatcatcagttgaggattagggcatccgatgttcctaagacatctttttggactcggtatgggcattatgagtttctagtgatgtcatttgggctgacaaatgccccaacaacattcatggatttgatgaaccgggtgttcaaaccctactcggattcctttatggttgtgtttattgatgatatcttgatctactcccacagtcgagaggagcatgagcagtaccttcggatcgttcttcagactctaaaagacaaccagttatatgctaagttctcaaaatgcgagttttggttgagttcagttgctttcttgggtcacattgtatcagcagagggtattcaggtggatcctaagaagattgaggcagtccagaactggcctagacccatatcagctacagagatccgtagtttcctgggtttggcgggcttttactatcgatttgtggagggattttcatccatagcagccccattgaccagatttaccaagaagggtgccccgttcaggtggtcagatgagtgtgaagcaaGCTTTCAGAAtttcaagactgctttgaccacggcaccggtactggtgttacccacaggttcaggatcttatacagtatattgtgacacatctcatattggtctgggtgcggtattgatgcagggtggcaaggttattgcatattctttgtggcaactgaaggttcacgagatgAATTAcattgttcatgatctagagctggcagccactgttcacgcgctgaagatttggaggcactatctttatggcgtgccatgtgaggtattcactgatcatcggagcttgcagtatttgttcaagcagaaggaactcaatttgaggcaggggaggtggctggagctattgaaagactatgatatcaccatattgtatcatcccgggaaggccaatgtggtggccgatgctttgagtagaaagtcagtcagtatgggtagccttgcatatattccagttggtgagagatctcttgcattggatgttcaggccttagccaaccagttcgtgaggttagatgtttctgagcccagccgtgttctagcttgtacagttgctcggtcttctttgcttgagcgcatcaaagatcggcaggatgacgatccaaATTTACTTGTcattagagacacagtgcggcacgatgatgccaagtaggttactgttggagatgacagagttttgaggatacatggtcgtgtttgtgtgcctaatatggatggactttgtgagttgatccttgaggagtgcCACAATTCTCGgaattctattcatctgggtgccgccaagatgtatcaggacttgaggcatcattattggtggaggcgaatgaagaaggacatagttgcctatgtagctcggtgcctaaattgccagcaggtaaagtgtgagcatcagagacctggtggtttacttcagaggttagatattcctgagtggaagtgggagcgtatcactatggattttgttgttggactcccatggactcagaggaagttcaatgtagtttgggtcattgtggacaggctgactaaatcaacgcatttcattcctgtgccagttacctattcctcggagcggttggcagagatttacatccgggagatcgtctgtcttcacggtgtgcctgtgtctatcatttctgatcgagcaacgcagtttacctcgcacttttggagggcagttcagcatgagttgggtacgcgggttgagttgagcgaagcatttcatcctcagacggacgggcagtccgagcgtactattcagatcttggaggatatgctccgcgcttgtgttatagacttcggaggatcgtagGATCAGTtattgccccttgcagagttcgcctacaacaacagctacatgtcgagcattcagatggctccctatgagacattatatggtaggcggtgtcggtcacCAGTTGGGTGCTTCGAggcgggagaggctcggttgttgggcacagacttagtacaggatgccttggataaggtcaagattattcaggaccgacttcgcacaactcagtccaagcagaagagttatgccgaccgtagagcttgtgatgttgcattcatggtcggaaagagagtgttacttcggatatcacccatgaagggtgtaataaggttcggaaagaaaggcaagttgatccctaggtatatcagaccttttgagattctagagagagtgggagaggtggcttacaggcttgcgttaccacctagtttagcagctgttcatccggtattccatatgtccatgcttcgaaagtgtcacggcgatccgtcccatgtgttagatttcagctctgtccaattgaacaaggatttgacttacgaggaggagccggtggcaattctagctcggcaagttcgccagttgagatcaaagagttacccttcagttcgagtgcagtggagcggtcagcctattgaggaagctacttgggagtccgagtccgatatgcggagtagatatccccaccttttcaccagcccaggtacttttctatgtccgttcgagaacgaacgattattttagaggtggagaatgtgatgacccaaaagggtcatcttatgttttagaactcgaatctgcgttcttaagccttaaaaatctaattttcaccctcctcgatttacgtgcacagtccgggcaagttttcaaaaatcttttatgttgaaaactaatgaaaataaaaaattttgccttaaaggttgattttagttgacttcggtcaacatttttggtaaatgggcccggatccgtgctttgacggtcccggtaggtccgtatcaaattatgggacctgggcgtatacccgaaatcgaatttagaggtccctagcttgaattatgaatttttgatgaaaattaaaagtttgaaaattatttatttttaagaattgattgatatttgtcaatgttagtatcgggtccgtattttggttctggaccccggtacaggttcaatatgatatttaagacctgcctgtgaaatttggtgagaaacggagttgatttgacgtgattcggacgtccagttgagaaaataaaaactttaaagtgttcttgaaaatttcatttgaattggtgctaaattcgtagttctaggtggtattttggcaatttgatcactcgagcaagtccgtatgatgtttttagacttgtgtgcatgtttggtttggagccccgagggctcacgtgagtttcggataggccacgggatgttttggacttgggaaaaatctggttttctgtagATTCtagtgtctggcatatccttcttcgcgttcgcgaaggtcctctcgcgaacgcgaatagtAAACTGGTGAGGATGAGACTTcg containing:
- the LOC138905109 gene encoding uncharacterized protein, producing MGIVKTNRVDFVAFQMTGSAKKWWRDYLLNRQAGSPALTWDQFSQLFIEKFLPITLREDRRRTVSVCSRDASVLFDPRSTYSCVSSYFASYLVVPRDYLSAPVYASTPVRDAIIVDRVYRSCVVTTGSLKTRVDLLLLNMVDFDVILGMYWLSPYHAILDCHLSRPF